The Syngnathoides biaculeatus isolate LvHL_M chromosome 20, ASM1980259v1, whole genome shotgun sequence nucleotide sequence aatacaaacccagtagagctctgggATCGACTGActtaggtcaaatagtggagtgcagagtccaaagcaaacatggtgaagcagcattgagctattatgctgcacgcaaatggaagaagttcccagcagaggtgaggtcagccccaagtgtgaatgtttttaaatccaggttgaaaactcttcttttttctcatgctttttagaatatatccgctttttgattatattacttgcaatgtatgcggttttaactgtctttttttttttcaaatattttgtctttttttttgtttttatctcgttttcaatgttttatctctttgttttcaaatgcctttaatcatgtcaagcacattgagttacatgcgtgtatgaaatgcgctatacaaatgaatttgctttcctttattttgacattttatctGCAGATGGGATAAAGTAGGTAAATTGTATCAAGCgtatacagtatacatgtatgtatttatattaattTGCGATTAATGAAGACATGAGATTTAATCTTCAGATGCAAATCTTACACAGATCTTTATTGTTAGGTAAAGTTAATGGCAAGTACACCttttcccctttttcttttcccatcttgacaTACagaaacattctttttttcttcttcatctccGACATACTTTTTCCAACTATGACCATCCAATTTCTTAatgctttcttttcatttccaaacagtcttttcttttcagcagCTTCCTCTTTTTCATCCTTCTTATAACACGTTCCTTAATTCCGTTCCTCTGGTGCAAATTCGTGTCCACAACTTCGATTCCATGAAAGATGCTACACCGAAAAATTCCTTCCGAAACCAAACGTGGCTCAGTTCGAAAAAAGGTTTCGGAACATCCTCGACTTGTGATCGGATTTAAACAATGCCTGACGCCGATACCCAAAAATAAACCGGCAGCCATGTCCTGGCATTTTTCTGTTCAAGGAATGTATAAAAATAAGACGTCTTGTTCACTCGTAACTTATGTGGTACATCTTAATTTATTTATCTTCCTGTCTTCCCTAAAACACATGCGCCACCTAAAAGCTAAAACAGTGCTCCATtattatgacaaaaatataccacataagaatataaaaatgtataacgACACCCCTCTTTTTATGACGGATACAAGATATCTTAAATATCAGATTAATGGTAAACtttcttccttttgttttttcccttggCAGGGTTTCCAAAACCTGGATTGGGGACCCAGAAGGGGTCCATTGTGTGGCAGAACAACAATTTTATATCGGTGTTTCGGTTATTTCAAATATGCTGTTTAGGAAACCCTTGTCTTTGGGATGGTCTTAAAAAGGAGGGGTGAGGTAAACAGCTGCCAAAGTGGACAGTAACACAGAACACTGTTTTAAGGGTATGCGCACACAATGACAGACATAAATACAAGTCCCACATTTTCCCGTGTTTATGTACAAGGAAATGAGTTTGTTCTCCTTCCACTTCACACCATGGTCTCTTTTCTCTTCCCTAACGAATAAAGGTATTTCTTGTCCTTTTTGGTCTTTTGAGACGATGGTGGGGGAACGGGTGACGATGacgtggaggaggagggggagtcGGTAGGGGATGTGGTGGCAGTGCTGCATGGCGAGCTGGGCGCGGACTGGGTGGCGCGCTGCGGACAGTTCTCGTCCGTCTCCTCCATGTGGACAATAGCGGAGACGGAGGATGGGCGGCGCTTGGACCGGACGGCCGTTGTTGTTGTCGGCGGTGAGGCGGGTTCGCAGTGGGGCCGGTGGACTGAGATGGCACTGCGCAGGCAGTTGAGCCATTGCTGCTTGTGGAACACGTCATTGACTTGGAGTGTGTGCGACTGCGCCTGGCTGGGGTCTTGGGCGCGAACACGAAAAATGTTCTTGGCTGGaatggatattaaaaaaacCCAGGTTCATAACAGGTTCAGATTCCACCATCACATGGTAGGATCTCTCTGGGAGCAGAAGCCTCACCTTTGTCAGCATTGCTGAAGGCGCCTCTGAAAGAACCGCCCATTCTGACGTCACCATCCTGCAGGTCATCCAATACCAGGTCCTGCACGGGAATGGGCTGACGATACACTTGGAAACACTGGCGCTCGTTTCGGGTGACTGAGCGGGTCAGGACGAGTAGCTCGGTGAACAGGAACACGTGCAGCTTCTGCCAAGGAGACATTGAAAAATTGAGGCTTGGCGACTTCCTTAGGGGCTGGGTGACCATAAACACTTCCCTGTCTGCTTGCTTTAATTCTTTATAAGTGACTTATGGAGAGTATAAAACTTATTTTACCTCTACTGTAAAGGAAAATAGGAGGGTATTGTTCTGTTTTTCAATTGTTTGTTGGTTagcgtgcctgtgtaggtttctttggctactctggcttcctccctcttttaaaaaaaaatattgactctAAATTTTCCTTAGGTAtacatgtgagtgtgaatgtttttttttttcccacatggaTTAAGTTCAGGCACAACAGCTTGAACAAACTAAagaaattcaaagttaatgacaGATCTTTTAAAGATGTATCAAGGAAGAAGGCTTTCACATGTTTTATGTTCTCTTGAGTCTCTTTGTGACTATTTCATTGTAACGCTGTATCTTATGCTAACATTGCCTTGAGTGTTTAGGTGAGGAAATCCAGCCGAGTTCTATTTCCTTAAAGTTGAGGAGACAAGAATGCTCTCTTTGCCTGATTGATTAAGAGATGTTGATAATATAGGTCAGGTTGTGTACTTTGCTCACCGTGCCGCTCTTGTTGCGAAGCTCGCCGTGACAGAGCAGGCTTTTGCATTGTTCGAGGCGGGGATCTCTCTGGCGGTCGTCCAGGTACTCCAATTTGTCGATGTAGTATAAGCACTCCGACTCGCCCTTCTTCATGTTGATGTCAGACAGCACTCCTTGGATGATGGTGATCTGAAAAAATTGTATCAGTCagtcatttttgtctcaagaACTCAAGCAGTTCAAAAATCATCTTAGGATTGGCACTTACTGCTTGTTCTAAACTAGTGGCGTCTGGATCCTCTGGTGGAGTGTGTCTGAGGATCTCCCTGAGTAGCAGCGGGTACTTGACTAGACGGGAGCGCGGAATGTCCAGGAAGCTCCAGAGGTCCAGCTTCCGGCTGAAGGGTGACTCCAGGCAGCGCTGCAGAAAGTCCTGCACCCTCCGATCTTGTTTCTTCTGGTCAAGCAGGGCCTTGGCGGCCAGCTGGTTGCTGCAGTACTCCTTGTAAGCATCCAGTTTTGGTAGCTACAAAATGAAGAAGGCTCTTTAAGTACTTCTCCCTTGAAGCATTTTGATGCAAATACTTAATTTGAGATTAATCTTACCCAGTTTACAACAATCTGACCGATCTGGCCCACAGTTCCATTGGAGCCTGTCGCTTTAGAGAGCTGGGCTAGCAAGTCCTCGTGGAGAGGGATGCAGGTGTCCAGGTTCCCGAAAATGTGCGAGAGTTCCTCTTCAGTCATTATGGAGAGCTTCAGCATTGGATCATGATATGCCTGTGGAGAGGGAGGAAATTGTGAAATAACTCCCAAGTAAACCAGAATAGGAGGATGTTAAAATATTGCTCTTAAAGACAACAGACACAGAAAAGATAGTGTGAAGGATACAGCTCTAGCTTTTTATAGACCCTGGCATCATTGCATGAAGGGCTTGCCAGGCTTTGATATAATCGCTTTGCTTTCTGAGTACAAACCTTGCGTGCAAGATGGAGGTCCTCAATCAGGTCTTGTTCTCCACGAAACAGCTCAAATATGGCCTAGGGGAAAGGGGGTGGAGGGGAGGCAGAGAAAGACACATGAATTAGGGTAGTTTTTACTTTAGGACAACCCAATACCCCTTCGACTAAAGGCCAGACTCGTGCTGGGTGCCAAGCGACTGAAGTCTAAGTCTTTCCTGCTGCCGTCTGTTTTAAAAGTGCACGAAGTTTATAGCTCCTGACAGCTGGCAAAGATTTCGGACATAAGTGGGGAGGGAGCTCGCTCGTTGTCGGCTCTATGTGAACTTACACAGACTGGGAAACAGGCCCTGTACAGGCTTTAATTGTCATTTAGACTATTTGACACAAATACGGCAGGGATATGTGAAAATAATCTGGACGCACAGTGCTGTCTGGATCTTTCAACTACACTGGCCTCGTTCTTTTAGTCTGATGGGATTCTCACCTCCTGTCGCTTGATCTCTTTGGTGGTTAAGGTTTCTTTCTGGTGCACGTCGAGCGTCTCCGACCACAGTGTGCTGTTTCTCCTCTTTGGTGGCGTGGGGGCCGCCGCCTTGCTGCAAGGCTTCTGCGGCACGACCGGCGACTTGCCATCGCTCCGGAAGGAGGCCTGCAGATGGGAAAAGCTCCACAAGTTAGAGACGTTGTTTTTGATTAATGTGGGAAAGAACATCACAAGGTCTTCACCTGGATGGTTTGGCCGAAGCGCCGGACGGCCCCATTCTTCACCGGAGAGATGAGGTTGGCTAACGACGTCACCCTGCCGAGAGAACGGACACGCTTGTTGCTGGGTTCCTGGATTAgaaagatgaaataaaaaggGAAAAGTTAGCCGAGGAGGTAACAGAACAAATCCAGTGGTAATGCCAACTGTGAGACCTCAGCAGTCAGTCCCTTGTGACTTCCTTGTGATAAAATTCATCGACTAAAATCGTAAATCCTCTTTATTGACCTCACTTCCAGGCTTTGGTACCAAGAAAAGGAGGAGTTGGGTCATGGTGCTTCAGAAGGAAAGACTGGCAGAGATCACAGGGGAGACAGAAATATTGCCTGTGTCTAGTTGGACAATATGAAGGCCAAAGTGGCTTCCCCAGCTGTTGGTTCCATCATCTGAGAGGAAGGCTGCCGGCCCACCCTACACAAAGACTCCCTCTGAGTCCTGAGCTGgtcgggtggggtgggggagtgaGGGGGTCTGGAGGAATGCCAAGAATGCACGAGACTCTGCTCTCAGCTGTTCGACGTCCTTTACTGGCTGTGCACGCTATGCGAGTATCTGCCTGACAACAAGCCCTCTTTAAAGTCTATCTGTGGGAGATAAATGCTTCCTGGTGGCGCGTTGCTGTTCGTTAACTTCCTTTTCCAGACAGACAAATGTGTGTGTCAGGAGCAGCGGGTGTAATGTGAAACAGACAGAATAGACAGAAAGTCTAGGAAAGGGGTCGTCATCATAAATCTGCTGTGAATCCCCAGTTTGAGTGTTTCCATAGAAAACCATCGCATGGTAGGGGATGGGGTGCACACTTGTGTTTACAGTGCTTCTGCAAGTTGACACAGGTTTTCTAATAAAGCTTGCGTGAGAGTCGTTTTACACCTGGGCCAGGTAACCTACCCCCCACCCTCCGGATTTATAAGGCTGCTGTTCAGCTGCATGCCAACAAGAACGCACAGCAGCAAGGAGGCTGACGTAATGCTTTCAGGGCGTTCTTCAGAAATCATTGCAGGACCAGAATCCTAGCATTTAATTAGTTTGTACCATCTCACATTTTTAGTCTCTAATTGAGTTGCTCGTGCTTTCTCCTGACTCAGCCCAAAAGGGATTTTTGCCTTGGATCAGCGAAATCTGTGAAACCACTGAGGCGCAGCTGTAGCACTGATCCACTCGCTCTGTTGCGCCCTTTGAGTTGTTATGACTGTGGTCGGCTGGGGTCTCAAGACGCCGAACCACAGTTTTATTAAGCCCTCTTGCGGCAGTGCCGGCACATGGCTACCACATGGCAGATGCTTTAATTGTGATAGTCCTTGGGAGTGATTCGTTTGTGACCTGTTATCTTTGCAGAAAATGTGAGTAAAATCAACCACCAAAGATGAggggtgttttcttttttttttttttttttactagtccCTGACAAAAAAAGCCAATGGTGCTGTTTTTTGTGCCtcacaaagttgttttttttatggcattttGACCACAAAGTGACCCAATTGCTTAAGTCTGTAACTATTGTCTGTAGAGAAATGAATAGCGTTGCACATTCTCCATTCAAATCCAGTGTTTGAACCTCCCTGCGAGAAGGCGTTTAGGTTACTTTGATCGATACTTAAATTTGCAGTGTGCTGAGTACTCCAGATGCGCCCCTTTGCATTTAAACATTGAGAACCAGAACCAGACCTCAAATGACAGAGCCGAGGTCATCAGTAAGTCACTTGTGAAAGTCTGGGAACTCACTTGTGGAGAATCGTCTCCAGACGTCTCAGACTGAGAACCCCAACACTTTTACTGTCAGTGAAACCAGATGTGAGTGAAATCCTTTCTCAAAGACAAGGGAAGGCACAATATACATTTCTGCACTAGAGAGACAAGTCCCATGTTGTTCTACTGGATCTTCAAGTGGTGAATACCTGTTTATTTCTGAACCTGGACCAAACCTTAAAAAAGTTAACccctgctgttttattttttatagtgCTTTGATTGTGCTGATTACTCCATATCCTACCAACCCCCTGCTGAGACGAATGTGTAGGAAAAGAAAGCTAACACACGTGTGTGGTAGCATAAAATAAGATACTGGGGTGTTAGTTAATAGTTCACAATATGAggcaaatgacaaaacacatcAAATAAATAGCTGTCGCTATCTCACCTCGAAATCCTTGTGGACTTGGTTCTGGTAGTCTATCACTTGCAGCGTCCGTTTGATAGGCACCAAGCTTCCCAGTTCATCGTAAGTCACCATAGCTTTCAGTGAAGCACGATATCCGTTTTTTAATCCGTTTTTAATTTGGCTCCGAGTAatccacagagagagagagagagagaaaaaaaaacaagttaaaagtaataaataaataaaatacctcTTATTAATAGTAGCTCTTCTCCCCTAGTGGGATAGAGCTTTTAGTGAAGCGCCACCTCACACGCTCTCTAAACTTTGGTCTGATCCAGACTGAGAGTGGGAGGGCTTTATAGCGGGTGAGGAGAGTGCAGCCCTTGTGCTGGCAAATGAGGCGGGCTCAAAGTTTGCTGGGACGTGAGAGGACACCACCAGCATGCGATGTTGTTCCCTGCACTCGGGACTGAAACAGTAGTGAGAAAAGGCAGAGATCCCAAGTAAAGTTTACAGCTAAACAATTTGGATACGGGTTTTGATTGAATCTTGAACAAAACCATATGATTGACTCAGGCGGCCttaaagaattaaaaataattcccTTATAATGCATAATGATAACCATTCAAACTTAAACAGTAAATTTAAATAATGATTCCAAAATAGCAGTTGTTTCTGCCTGGGTACTAAATATCACATCAATATGGAAGCACGATAAATCACAAAGTGCTGTACAGCATATAACAGGATTGACAAAATGTTATCATCCAGTGTTTAATCATCTCTCATAACATAAGTAGAAACTAGTCAAACAACACCTACAGTGGGTAATTTTGTTCAGCAATTtctaataattaaataaaattaatttagttTCTCATCTTTGTTCTTCAgtttttaaaatgagttttgaTATTTGGGTTTGAGCGATAAAGCAACATTACCTCATCCTTTTGCTCTGAATGTTATACGATCAGATGATTATGATTAAATCAGAAGTCTTCCGCTGAGCCGCATAATGCTACTTGTCATCACGATTATCATCATAATGTGGAAGTCAACTCGAAATGGTATCTACAGGAGCTAATCTAAATTTCAGTTGAATCTACTTGAAATCAAGCTATTAATTAACGACTTCATCATTCTGTGTTTGGGAATCAATCAAAGTAGTCTCTGTTCAGACCTCTTTTCTTAAACAGTCCTGTTATCACTCTCGTCAGGGCAACTGGGGGAGGTGGGCAATTTGAATATCAATAGCATGGGGTGCATGGGGACACACTCACCCAAATGTTTGAACCAAAACTTGTATACTGAGGACTGTTAGGGGGTGCGGGTTGACTATCAACCATTTGATTTCTTTGTCGGTTTCAGTTAAGTCAAATGAAAGTCTAACTTCGGGCCTCATTCCACGCAAGTGCACATTCGAGAGTGATCTCAACTCTGACTGACAACAACACCTGAAGCCACAGAATGCGTTGGGCGTGAGCCATCGTCTTAAACGGTGGCgccacaaaaacaatgaaatgtacAAGCGCGTTCTGAGGGCAAATGGATGAGAGCGTCGTGTCATGGAACCATCTTCCTGGGTCAACACGGTGGTGTCAAGCCCAACGCAGACTTCGcactgttgctgctgtgtggaGGTGATAAAAAAAGAGATGCTGAATGAGCTGCATAGTGGTTGACACCTTTTCAGAGCTTGTTGACATGGTGGTAGGAAAGCACACCAACAGCCTGATTGTTCCAGACGGGGAGTAAAATGAAATGGAAGTCtcgtgaaatgaaaaaaatgtgaaaatgattggaaatgatcaaaatTGTTTGACAGGCCCATCATCAAACATTTATgaacttggatgttttgcaaGCCATAGTTGCACATTCTTAACGATTACAGAAGTGAATGAAGAAGTCAGCCGGTCTTGATAGCAAAACAGTGGTAAAGCGTCATTTTCAACATAATCAATTGTCACACGagtgtaaaaaataaagttaaacaCTGTTAACAGTGAAACGTCAAAACAGTTAACACTTAAATGACGATGAGTGGCGGCGTAACGAGAAAGTGACTCGATTTTAACATGCTTAATTGCCACACAAGTGTAGAAACAAGTCACCCTAACAGAAAAACATataaacaattttcattttaatgacaaatgcaaagataaattgtgttttattcTTAATCATTACAAGTGTAAAGATAAGGTatctgttaattaaaaaaaacaagacatctTTCATTTTAATAAGTAATGTGAGGTTGAATAAATTTTGACACGCTGCTCACCCTCTTGTAAAAGTAATAACCACTGTTAACAGAAAAATTCAGATgaataacaaaatatatatatatttttagggtAAGTCCAATAATCCAAAGGAAAAAATGAATGATTGTTGTAAAATAgccggaaaaaaaccccaaaacattttaaactgaGATGTTGTGCACCTGACAATTTGCACGATGGGCGGTGCTTAAAACAGCAAAATTTTGTGCGTATGTGAAAGCTTTTTTGAAATTGCTGACCACCAAAATAACGAACCTAAATTTCACACTGTGATTCGACAACAACGATATCCGATGAGGCCACTTTTGACACCTTTACCTTAATAAATCTGTCGTAATGTGGGCCCACGGTGCCATTTGAGTTAGCGCGCCATTATCACTAGCATGGCATATCACACGAGCGTGAGAGCATTTTTACTGTCGTGCTGTCAGTTTGGTGGCGTGGCTACCTCAATTTAAGCCCAAGTTTACATGTCCTGCTAATGTTTTTCCCtgatttgttttctgttttgtttttttccctttgattATGTCAGGGGTTAATGTAATTACCATCACAAAACTTAGTTTTGCTCAAATGCCTCTGAAAAAGATCGGTCACTGTATGGTTTTATGTTATTGCTGACACCACTCAAGTAATACTCCAGTATGATATTATGTCACATCTTTTCTGTTCAACCTGGCATGTCTGAGCTTGCCGTTACGATTACCTCTTGAACAGACTCTTTCTTCCATACTCCACTTAGTTTGTGAGTTAACAGAGCAGCAAAAATGCAGAATGAGTAGCCAGCGAAAGTCTGTCTGTGTGTAGTGTGTACTGCAGTTGAGACTGGGTCTCCGTTTGCTCTTAGTCACCCGGTATGGGAAGAACCTGGTGCTGAATCAGCTGTACGTCTGGTCCCCACCTCCTTTCCCCTCAAGTTATACTGAGCTGCAGCTGGAGCGTCAACATGATTTACACTCCTAAGCTCATAGTCTGTGGCGTGCTGGTGGGTGTTGCTGATGGGGGGAGCATATGCGTTTGGAAGGATGAGTAATGCCACGTGTTTCACCGCTACCTAACCTATGCCGTGCCAGGGACGTACTAAAACACTAAGGGCTGAGCTCAATTTAACTTCAACCCGGGAGCGGTGAGTACCCGAATTGCTGCCCTTGAGGGAGGGAGGACTTGAAAGAAGCGTCTCTAGGGGTAAGGAACACAGCAAAGTTTCAAAACTGGAGGCACTGCTGCCTCCTGTTGACTCCATCTGGAAGACATACTGTACTTAAtcatttgtggaaaaacagGTAAAGCTTAGAGGATTGCTAATTTACGACGCTAATGTCACCTCTATAGCACACTATCCAAATATGCAAAGTGTCAAATGAGCAAGTATGTCCCATTAACCTGAGCGACAGAAAAGTCAGTGAATTACCCAGTCCCTTAATGATCTTGTGTGAATTTCTGGcacatccatttttgaaaacttgCTGAAATGTAAATTACAGCTGACGTTCAGTTTGCCTTCCAAGCACTTTATCTTCGGTAAACTCTTGTTTTCGACTGACACTTCACAAATTAAAACTAttgcaaaagaaaagaaggcttaaatcaggggtgctcaatgcatcgatctcGATCGcgagacgtcagccaatgtttcctctaaactgcacgtgtgcgcaattgtgcaccgttgatgcagtctctttgcagatattcggTGTTGCGCgcataaaaaaatccattgcgaattgaaagtataacatacagcaatttaatttgtggcattttacaatatgattcaatgagtgaggggtaactggttgttacatccaatggcacaattcacatatgtactgtaaaaaatgagaactagccactggtttcttttaggcagcacacggaactttctctaacgacgatcgctgctccaccacactttctttttctttttcctagtttaccttacacccgccccccatccccgctcttaGAGacctacactcataattacaaatgttccaGAACTTACGAAGCCCATCAATGTATttaataatgacagcgtccaccaccgctgctttagttcacaacacagtctgggcaacgtagagcaaagatgagctagacatgctgcttatgtttactttttataTTAACGGAGAaggttaaagaagaaatgctgttgttttaagatgcgaTGACTGTCGGAAGTacgtgaataatcgaagaaaaagtggctaaactggacgagattttctctttgccaggttggaaaggtctgttctgaagccaaagtagaaagtgcaggatgagatggtgtgtcattttaaaattctgcctTGATCCAGAtgaaaagcacagacaatacaatgcagaaaaagctaattctgtattttaaatacatacatatatttatatatagtataatatatcgaataacattaataacataactgGGAGCACCATTTCTccccgtcgtcggtagctcgtgagaggctgactgcttggAAAGTAGATCtaggggtaaaaaaagtctgggcatccctggcTTAAATCATCATTCAAGAGCTGTATCTTTCTGCTTTAGTCAAATCGCATGAAAAGGCTTGTTTACGAGGTTTTGCCACCTCCCATGTGTGCGTGACTTCAAGTTGAAACGGCACATTGGTGACTGGTTAGCCTTGGGGTGATACGAAAGGACATAAAAACGCCACCAGGAATATTAAGCCTGTTTGGCCACTGTGAGCCACGTTGTGGAGGTCCTGTCAGCACTGGCCCTGTAAATTCACGTTATAGTACATTACGTTTTAGTGATTAGTTCACATTTAGTAGATTTATACTGACTTGAGGCTAAACCCTGATTTGTACTCTTTTATCCCGTCAAACAGTCAAAGTATGAACACTGTGCAGCCTTTGTACTTTAAAGTAACTCCTATTAAAGAAACTCACTCAAAATGAGCCccattgaaaaatggaaatgcctGAACAGCCAAAGGATCTTTGGAAATGATTATTTCATCCCTAAAATTCACATGACACCAAAGAATTTGAATTCCAACCCAAGTGGAGTTGTGTTCCGATGTCGATGGGGCATTATTCCGCTCAGTACAACACTAGCAGGGAAACAAGCATTTCAAAAATAGCACTCGATTGATTTAATCTAGTTCAATACCCATCCCAAATCCTAAAAAAAGTGTTCAGATCTCTTTCACTCAATGCAGTCTATGTACTATAATTGCTCTCCTGTCCCCTGCTTTTTTCCTAGGTGTGTCTTTAATGATACACTTTAATTTTGAGTGGGCCATTGATTACGTTTCAAAACAGATCTTTCTTTTGTCTGTGCCACAGGTAAACTATAAATAGCTCCACTTTTCAGACCAGAATCACGGGATGGGATGCGATCCCAAAATGTCCCGCCTTTGGGCAACAATGAAAACACCAACAGTTCTCCGACGGGACTCCGTCCGTTACTCAATGTTTTGATTCGTCAGTGTCCACACCCCAAAGCAGACCTGGTTGCTAGCAAACACAGGATGATTGGAAAAACTGGAACGCCGATACAGCCTGATAACAGACAAAATCACTTGAAACACTACTTCCTacgtttctttttgttttgggtggcAGGTCACAGTGACATACGATGATAGCCCCTGGAAAATAATTGCTGGTAGCTACCGAAGCCGCGACAGACCGTGTCGGGATTAAAGCGTATTGGAAGCAACTCAacttgaaaggaaaataaatcctAGCAAAACAGAGCTGTTTTGATTGGAGGAGTGGCTGCTGGGAATCTCCACACCACAACAGTTTCTCAGCCAAATCAGACGTACTGATATAACTTATTGCATAAGTCCAGCTGCTCATCTTTTGCGTaggaaaaaaaagcccacaTGCAACCCAAATAAATGATAGACACGTGTTAGGTCTGCcctgaaatgttaaaaaaaaaaaggaaaaaaaacaaact carries:
- the net1 gene encoding neuroepithelial cell-transforming gene 1 protein; this translates as MVTYDELGSLVPIKRTLQVIDYQNQVHKDFEEPSNKRVRSLGRVTSLANLISPVKNGAVRRFGQTIQASFRSDGKSPVVPQKPCSKAAAPTPPKRRNSTLWSETLDVHQKETLTTKEIKRQEAIFELFRGEQDLIEDLHLARKAYHDPMLKLSIMTEEELSHIFGNLDTCIPLHEDLLAQLSKATGSNGTVGQIGQIVVNWLPKLDAYKEYCSNQLAAKALLDQKKQDRRVQDFLQRCLESPFSRKLDLWSFLDIPRSRLVKYPLLLREILRHTPPEDPDATSLEQAITIIQGVLSDINMKKGESECLYYIDKLEYLDDRQRDPRLEQCKSLLCHGELRNKSGTKLHVFLFTELLVLTRSVTRNERQCFQVYRQPIPVQDLVLDDLQDGDVRMGGSFRGAFSNADKAKNIFRVRAQDPSQAQSHTLQVNDVFHKQQWLNCLRSAISVHRPHCEPASPPTTTTAVRSKRRPSSVSAIVHMEETDENCPQRATQSAPSSPCSTATTSPTDSPSSSTSSSPVPPPSSQKTKKDKKYLYSLGKRKETMV